A window of the Tunturibacter empetritectus genome harbors these coding sequences:
- a CDS encoding DUF3106 domain-containing protein, with protein MPSLLQFRTLARLASAGIILSSAMTTALAQSGSARRAGVALRAPVAQSRPAPGPQPNRNQEHLAQWMDRHSNLTLPEQQRALENEPGFRDLPPPTQQRMRDRLTQLNNMSPEQRQRILDRTEAMERLTLPQRQQVRGAMQQLGGLPEDRRRLVARAFRDLREMPQPQRQAILDSDRFRGQFSDQERSTLSNLLAVEPYLPVRRPNDGTTYGK; from the coding sequence ATGCCATCTCTCCTTCAGTTTCGGACTCTTGCTCGACTAGCTTCTGCCGGGATTATCTTGTCCTCCGCGATGACGACTGCCCTCGCTCAGTCGGGCTCTGCGCGTAGAGCTGGGGTGGCACTTCGCGCGCCCGTCGCGCAGTCGCGGCCTGCCCCGGGGCCTCAGCCGAATCGAAATCAGGAGCATCTGGCCCAGTGGATGGACCGTCACAGCAACCTCACCCTCCCGGAGCAGCAGCGCGCTCTGGAAAACGAGCCCGGCTTCCGCGATCTGCCCCCGCCGACCCAGCAACGTATGCGCGATCGTCTCACGCAGCTCAATAACATGTCGCCCGAGCAGCGCCAGCGGATACTTGACCGCACCGAAGCGATGGAGCGTCTCACCCTGCCGCAACGCCAGCAGGTTCGCGGCGCCATGCAGCAGCTCGGCGGCCTCCCGGAAGATCGCCGCCGTCTGGTCGCCCGTGCCTTCCGCGACCTCCGCGAGATGCCTCAACCGCAACGCCAGGCCATCCTCGACTCGGATCGCTTTCGTGGCCAGTTCTCCGATCAGGAGCGCAGTACACTCTCCAATCTCCTTGCTGTCGAACCCTATCTCCCGGTCCGGCGGCCAAACGACGGCACGACCTACGGAAAATAA
- a CDS encoding peroxiredoxin family protein, which produces MKLFASLVLVVLSTVAQASKQGAIAGPWVGDATVHGQQVPLRLVITGRGKDLQAALLNGPQLNGPQPNNPQLNGPDRSPASSVSFVGNHLLITFNYYARTLDATVADGHLTGTFGTIATRYPVSLTLHGSTGVDTKADGPAIPGDWEVEVKSSKGESAWQLRIEPSAHSDQVKAVIQRIDGDTGALYGGWTGHEYLIGHFTAAGPALYSVTPQSDGTLLVSNKLRADVNEQQNLTARRPAQARAAALPGMTDPTQQTTVKDPSARFAFSFPDLNGKLVSNTDPQFDGKVVIVAIGGSWCPNCHDEAPMLESLYKQFHSQGLEVVNLSFEEADQLKEPTRLRAFIEKYGLTYTVLVAGETEQLNEKIPQGVNLNCWPTSFFLGRDGRVREVHAGFAGPANPPAHEALVKETTELVEKLLAEPVPAQSASLK; this is translated from the coding sequence ATGAAGCTCTTCGCCAGTCTTGTTCTGGTCGTTCTGTCTACCGTTGCTCAGGCTTCGAAGCAAGGTGCAATCGCTGGTCCCTGGGTGGGCGATGCCACTGTCCACGGACAGCAGGTTCCCCTTCGCCTCGTGATTACCGGCCGTGGCAAAGACCTTCAGGCCGCTCTGCTCAATGGCCCGCAGCTCAACGGTCCGCAGCCCAATAATCCTCAGCTCAACGGTCCAGACCGCAGCCCCGCCTCCAGCGTCAGCTTTGTCGGCAATCATCTGCTGATCACCTTCAACTATTACGCCCGAACCCTCGACGCAACCGTAGCGGACGGCCATCTCACCGGAACCTTCGGCACCATCGCCACCCGCTATCCCGTCAGCCTGACTCTTCACGGCTCAACCGGCGTCGACACCAAAGCGGACGGCCCGGCCATCCCCGGGGATTGGGAGGTGGAGGTTAAATCCTCCAAGGGCGAGTCGGCGTGGCAGCTTCGCATTGAGCCCTCAGCTCACTCGGACCAGGTCAAGGCTGTCATTCAGCGCATCGACGGAGATACCGGTGCTCTCTACGGAGGCTGGACAGGGCACGAGTACCTGATCGGGCACTTCACCGCCGCTGGCCCCGCGCTCTACAGCGTCACTCCGCAATCCGACGGAACGTTATTGGTCTCCAATAAACTGCGGGCCGATGTAAACGAGCAGCAGAATCTTACCGCTCGCAGACCCGCACAGGCGCGGGCGGCGGCCCTTCCCGGCATGACCGACCCGACCCAGCAGACTACAGTGAAAGACCCGTCGGCGCGCTTTGCCTTCAGCTTCCCGGACCTCAACGGCAAGCTCGTCTCCAACACCGATCCGCAGTTCGACGGCAAGGTCGTGATCGTTGCGATCGGCGGGTCCTGGTGCCCCAACTGCCACGACGAAGCGCCCATGCTGGAGAGCCTCTACAAGCAGTTTCACAGCCAGGGACTGGAGGTAGTGAACCTCTCGTTTGAAGAGGCCGATCAGTTGAAAGAGCCGACCCGGCTGCGTGCCTTCATCGAAAAATATGGACTTACCTACACGGTTCTGGTGGCAGGAGAGACTGAGCAGTTGAATGAAAAGATCCCGCAGGGCGTAAACCTCAACTGCTGGCCCACCTCGTTCTTTCTGGGACGCGATGGGCGGGTGAGGGAAGTTCATGCAGGCTTTGCCGGCCCGGCGAATCCGCCCGCGCACGAGGCCTTGGTAAAGGAGACGACAGAGCTGGTGGAGAAGCTGCTGGCCGAGCCGGTCCCTGCTCAGTCGGCTTCGTTGAAGTAA
- a CDS encoding TetR/AcrR family transcriptional regulator, translating into MRYSLEHKARNHENILSLAARSFREHGGDSSGIGTVMKKAGLTKGGFYRHFESKDDLFVEAVARAFDEMGSGMDVIARSAPKGHALRAMIEYYLSARHANSPGMGCVISALGQEFARKPLAVRKRIEVLREAYRERLLPFLPGQTQEEKVTKFQLLFSSMAGVLTVARMTSSPKKREQLLMEARIFFIKSFAE; encoded by the coding sequence ATGCGGTATTCCCTGGAACACAAAGCACGGAACCACGAGAACATTCTTTCCCTGGCCGCTCGCTCTTTCCGTGAGCACGGCGGTGACAGCAGCGGCATCGGGACTGTGATGAAGAAGGCAGGCCTGACGAAAGGGGGGTTCTACCGGCACTTTGAGAGCAAGGACGACCTGTTCGTCGAAGCGGTAGCCCGAGCATTCGACGAGATGGGAAGCGGCATGGATGTAATTGCGAGGTCCGCGCCCAAAGGCCACGCTCTGCGGGCAATGATCGAATACTATCTAAGCGCGCGCCATGCGAATTCTCCCGGAATGGGTTGTGTGATCTCCGCTCTCGGGCAGGAGTTCGCGCGAAAGCCTCTAGCCGTGCGAAAGCGGATTGAGGTCTTGCGAGAAGCGTACCGTGAGCGTCTACTGCCGTTTCTTCCTGGTCAGACGCAAGAGGAAAAGGTGACGAAGTTTCAACTTTTGTTCTCCAGTATGGCTGGGGTTCTGACTGTAGCCCGGATGACCTCTTCCCCCAAAAAGCGTGAGCAGCTGTTGATGGAGGCGAGGATTTTTTTTATAAAGTCCTTCGCTGAGTAG
- a CDS encoding anti-sigma factor family protein, with translation MICKECQSAIVELLLDPASPASREVQAHIDSCAGCAQEFKSMQETFALLDTWKAPEPSPYFDQKLAVRLREEQTHAPASWFEKLKSRLLFNTGRQLRPALVGGLALVLLVGGGTFADLTGFHHSAPETSAAVQDLQILDKNDQALQTMDQLLQDDTPADDSSAQPSS, from the coding sequence ATGATCTGTAAAGAATGCCAATCCGCAATCGTCGAGCTCCTTCTGGATCCGGCCTCGCCTGCGAGTCGAGAGGTGCAAGCCCATATCGACTCGTGCGCCGGCTGCGCCCAGGAGTTCAAGTCGATGCAGGAGACCTTTGCTCTGCTCGATACCTGGAAGGCGCCGGAGCCATCGCCTTACTTCGATCAAAAGCTGGCAGTGCGCCTCCGTGAAGAGCAGACACACGCCCCCGCAAGTTGGTTTGAGAAGCTCAAATCTCGCCTGCTCTTCAACACAGGACGCCAGCTTCGTCCCGCGCTTGTTGGTGGACTTGCGCTCGTCCTTCTGGTGGGTGGCGGAACCTTTGCCGATCTCACCGGCTTCCATCACTCAGCCCCAGAAACCTCTGCTGCGGTTCAAGATCTGCAGATCCTCGACAAGAACGATCAGGCCCTGCAGACCATGGATCAACTCCTGCAGGACGACACCCCCGCCGACGACTCTTCGGCCCAGCCCAGCAGCTAA